One region of Lampris incognitus isolate fLamInc1 chromosome 4, fLamInc1.hap2, whole genome shotgun sequence genomic DNA includes:
- the ctr9 gene encoding RNA polymerase-associated protein CTR9 homolog codes for MSRGSIEIPLRDTDEVIELDFDQLPEGDEVISILKQEHTQLHIWIALALEYYKQGKTEDFVKLLEAARIDGNLDYRDHEKDQMTCLDTLAAYYVQQARKEKNKDAKKELITQATLLYTMADKIIMYDQNHLLGRACFCLLEGDKMDQADAQFHFVLNQSTNNIPALLGKACISFNKKDYRGALAYYKKALRTNPGCPAEVRLGMGHCFVKLNKLEKARLAFGRALELNSKCVGALVGLAVLELNNKEADSIKNGVQLLSRAYTIDPSNPMVLNHLANHFFFKKDYSKVQHLALHAFHNTEVEAMQAESCYQLARSFHVQEDYDQAFQYYYQATQFASSTFVLPFFGLGQMYVYRRDKENAAQCFEKVLKAYPNNYETMKILGSLYATSDDQEKRDIAKGHLKKVTEQYPDDVEAWIELAQILEQTDIQGALSAYGTATRILQEKVQADVPPEILNNLGALHFRLGNLGEAKKYFPASLDRAKAEGEHDEHYYNAISVTTSYNLARLYEAMCEFHEAEKLYKNILREHPNYVDCYLRLGAMARDKGNFYEASDWFKEALQINQDHPDAWSLIGNLHLAKQEWGPGQKKFERILKQPSTQNDTYSMLALGNVWLQTLHQPTRDREKEKRHQDRALAIYKQVLRNDAKNLYAANGIGAVLAHKGYFREARDVFAQVREATAEISDVWLNLAHIYVEQKQYISAVQMYENCLKKFYKHQNTEVLLYLARALFKCGKLQECKQMLLKARHVAPSDTVLMFNVALVLQRLATLVLKDEKSNLKAVLSAVKELELAHRYFSYLSKAGDKMRFDLALAASEARQCSDLLSQAQYHVARARKQDEEEKELRAKQEQERDMLRQQMLKEQEEKRNKEAEEQKKLLEQRALYVEKTKNLLTFAEGHKEPSKDKKKGGGGRRKKGGDMDEFVNDDSDEDLPVKKKKRRKAGTDSEQEEGEEGEKKPRKKRRKLAKGGDDGSDDDEGGSQPKKQRKPKERKRIEKIQPERLPPSLKGKIKSKAIISSSESSSDEDGLKIAEDKNQRDSGSGSEDEGGHRKRIASDSDSDAGRNRLGSEAGSPQHSAGSDEDDSGSDRPVKKRRVQQQSDSEQSDNESKRSRSGSDDESRPGSPAAASDRGSEAGSDNERSPQHSDNGSEPEGSNNEVSNRGSDEDSD; via the exons ATGTCTCGGGGCTCCATCGAAATCCCTCTGCGGGACACGGACGAG GTTATTGAGCTTGATTTTGATCAGCTACCTGAAGGAGACGAGGTCATCAGTATCCTGAAGCAGGAACATACGCAGCTGCACATATGGATTGCTTTGGCG TTGGAGTACTACAAACAGGGCAAAACAGAGGACTTTGTCAAACTGCTAGAGGCGGCCCGCATCGATGGAAACCTAGATTACAGGGATCATGAAAAAGACCAGATGACCTGTCTGGACACACTGGCAGCTTACTATGTTCAGCAAGCGCGCAAGGAGAAGAATAAAGATGCCAAGAAGGAGCTCATCACGCAGGCCACACTGCTCTACACCATGGCTGATAAGATTATTATGTATGACCAG AACCATTTATTGGGAAGAGCTTGTTTCTGCCTCCTGGAAGGAGATAAGATGGACCAGGCAGATGCCCAGTTCCACTTTGTCCTCAACCAGTCCACGAATAACATCCCTGCTTTACTAG GTAAAGCTTGCATCTCATTTAACAAAAAGGACTACAGAGGAGCACTGGCGTACTACAAGAAGGCTCTACGCACAAATCCTGGATGTCCTG CTGAAGTAAGACTTGGAATGGGCCACTGTTTTGTCAAGCTCAATAAACTGGAGAAGGCCCGCTTGGCTTTCGGTCGAGCCCTGGAGCTCAATTCTAAGTGTGTTGGAGCCCTAGTCGGCCTTGCAGTACTGGAACTGAACAACAAGGAGGCAGATTCCATCAAGAACGGAGTTCAGCTCCTGTCACGAGCCTACACTATTGATCCCAGTAACCCCATGGTGCTCAACCACCTTGCCAACCACTTCTTCTTTAAAAAG GACTACAGTAAAGTACAGCATCTGGCCCTCCATGCTTTCCATAACACAGAGGTGGAAGCCATGCAGGCAGAGAGCTGCTACCAGTTAGCGCGTTCCTTTCATGTGCAG GAGGATTATGACCAAGCCTTTCAGTATTATTACCAGGCCACCCAGTTTGCCTCCTCCACATTTGTACTGCCATTCTTTGGCCTGGGGCAGATGTATGTGTACCGCAGAGACAAGGAAAATGCAGCACAATGTTTTGAAAAGGTCCTAAAGGCCTACCCCAACAACTATGAAACTATGAAAATTCTGGGCTCTCTTTATGCGACATCTGATGATCAGGAAAAGAGAGATATTGCCAAA GGCCATCTGAAGAAGGTAACAGAGCAGTACCCGGATGACGTGGAGGCGTGGATTGAGTTGGCTCAGATCCTGGAGCAGACTGACATCCAAGGAGCTCTGTCGGCCTACGGCACAGCTACTCGCATCCTGCAGGAGAAGGTGCAGGCTGACGTTCCCCCTGAGATCCTCAACAACCTTGGGGCTCTTCACTTCAGGCTGGGCAACCTGGGAGAGGCTAAG AAATATTTCCCTGCATCTCTAGACCGGGCCAAAGCTGAGGGAGAACATGATGAGCATTATTACAACGCCATTTCTGTCACCACCTCCTACAATCTGGCCCGCCTGTATGAAGCTATGTGTGAATTCCATGAAGCAGAGAAACTGTACAAAAACATTCTTAGAGAACATCCAAACTATGTGGACT GCTATCTGCGTCTTGGGGCGATGGCTCGTGATAAAGGAAATTTCTATGAGGCCTCTGACTGGTTTAAAGAAGCCCTGCAGATCAACCAG GATCACCCAGATGCCTGGTCCCTGATAGGGAACCTTCACTTGGCCAAGCAGGAGTGGGGTCCTGGCCAGAAGAAGTTTGAGCGTATCCTTAAGCAGCCATCTACACAGAACGACACCTACTCCATGCTTGCTCTGGGCAATGTGTGGCTACAGACCCTGCACCAGCCCACCAGAGACCGCGAGAAA gaAAAGAGACACCAGGATCGAGCTTTAGCAATATACAAACAAGTCCTGCGAAACGATGCAAAGAATCTATACGCTGCCAACGGCATAG GTGCTGTTCTGGCCCATAAGGGCTACTTCAGAGAGGCACGTGATGTGTTTGCCCAGGTGAGAGAGGCCACAGCAGAAATCAGTGATGTCTGGCTGAATCTAGCCCACATCTACGTGGAGCAGAAACAATACATAAGCGCTGTGCAAATG TACGAGAACTGCCTTAAGAAATTCTACAAGCATCAGAATACCGAGGTGCTGCTGTACCTTGCAAGGGCACTCTTCAAATGCGGGAAACTCCAAGAGTGTAAACAGATGTTGCTGAAG GCACGTCATGTGGCCCCCAGTGACACAGTGCTTATGTTCAATGTGGCCCTGGTGCTTCAGCGGTTGGCCACTCTGGTGCTGAAAGATGAGAAGAGCAACCTGAAGGCGGTTCTCAGCGCTGtgaaagagctggagttggcTCACAG ATATTTCAGCTACCTCAGCAAGGCTGGAGATAAAATGAGGTTTGACCTTGCACTCGCTGCCTCTGAGGCCAG GCAGTGCTCAGACCTGCTGAGTCAAGCTCAGTACCATGTGGCCCGGGCCAGGAAGCAGGATGAGGAGGAGAAAGAGCTGCGGGCCAAACAGGAACAGGAGCGAGACATGCTGCGCCAGCAGATGTTGAAGGAACAG GAGGAGAAGCGGAACAAGGAGGCAGAGGAGCAAAAAAAGCTCCTTGAGCAGAGAGCCCTGTATGTTGAGAAGACCAAGAACCTGCTTACTTTTGCCGAGGGCCACAAAGAACCCTCCAAAGATAAGAAGAAAGGAGGTGGTGGGCGG CGTAAGAAAGGAGGTGACATGGATGAGTTTGTCAATGATGACTCTGATGAGGACctgccagtgaagaagaagaagagaagaaaggctGGCACCGATAGTGAACAGGAGGAGGGTGAGGAAGGGGAGAAGAAACCACGGAAGAAAAGGAGGAA ACTGGCCAAAGGAGGTGATGATGGCAGCGATGATGATGAGGGAGGATCACAACCCAAGAAGCAGCGCAAACCCAAAGAGCGCAAGAGGATTGAGAAG ATCCAGCCTGAACGTCTGCCACCTTCCCTCAAAGGGAAGATCAAGTCCAAGGCCATCATCTCATCCTCTGAATCCTCTTCAGATGAGGATGGTCTGAAAATAGCAGAGGACAA GAACCAGCGAGACAGCGGGTCAGGATCTGAGGATGAGGGTGGCCACAGGAAGCGCATTGCATCCGACAGCGACTCTGACGCAGGCAGGAACCGCTTGGGCAGCGAGGCAGGCAGCCCTCAGCACTCAGCAGGATCGGATGAGGATGACTCTGGGAGTGACCGTCCAGTGAAGAAGAGGAGAGTACAGCAGCAGTCTGACTCTGAGCAGTCTGACAATGAGAGCAAGAGGAGTCGGTCCGGATCGGACGACGAATCCAGGCCCGGCTCGCCAGCTGCAGCATCAGACAGGGGATCTGAGGCCGGATCGGACAATGAGCGCTCCCCGCAGCACTCCGACAATGGGTCAGAACCTGAGGGCTCCAACAATGAGGTGTCCAACCGTGGCTCTGATGAAGACAGTGATTAA